Within Corallococcus exiguus, the genomic segment ACCGTGCCACGGCTGGCTGCTGGGAGTCGTTCTCCTTTGGCGTCGTGGGCGGTGGTGGCGAGGACCGCTGGGTGCAGGTCTGGAGCGACGAGTTCGACGGCAACAGCGTCAACACGGCCAACTGGGCGCCCAACACAACGGTGCACGTGAACAGCGAGCAGCAGCAGTACACGAACTCCGGCGACAACATCTCCGTGAGCAACGGCACGCTGAAGCTCACCGCGCGCCTGCAGTGGAACAACGGCTACCCGTTCACCTCCGGCCGGCTGGAGAGCGCGGGCAAGCGCGAGTTCAGCCACGGCCGCATCGAGGCGCGCATCAAGATGCCGGTGGGCGCGGGCCTGTGGCCGGCGTTCTGGATGCTGGGCAATGACATCAACTCCGTGGGCTGGCCCGCGTGTGGCGAGCTCGACATCATGGAGAACGTCGGCTACGGCGACTGGGTGTCCGGGGCGCTGCACGGCCCGGGCTACTCCGGCAATACGCCCATCAACGGCCGCTTCTACCCGTCGTCCAGCGTGAGCAACTGGCACGTGTACCGCACGGAGTACTCGTCCTCGGACATCAAGTGGTACATCGACGGGGCGCTGGTGAAGACCACGACGCGCGCGGAGGTGCTGCGCTACGGCGCGTGGGCCTACGACAAGCCGCTGTTCATCATCCTCAACCTCGCGGTGGGTGGTGGCTATCCCTTCGGTGTGAATGGCGCCTCGACGCCGTACTACGGCGTGCCGCAGTCCACGGTGGACCTGGTGCGCAACGCGCCGCAGACCATGGAAGTGGACTGGGTGCGCGCCTACCAGTGGCGGTAGGCTCAACGGCATGACGCTTCCGCCCCTCCTCCTGCTGGCTGACAGCGCTCCGCTGTTCTGGCGCGTGGAGGGGCGCCCCTTCCTGGACTACGTGCGCGTGCTCACCGGCGCGGAGCTGCGTGTGCCTCCGGTGAAGGCCGCGTACCTGGGCGCGTCCAACGGTGACGTGCCGGAGTTCTACGACATCTTCGTCGCGGCCATGGAGGGCATCGGGCTCACGCGCTGCCGGAGCATCCCGGCCGCGCCGTCCGGCGAGGACCTGGCGTGGCTGAAGGACGCCGACGTCATCCTGTTGGCGGGCGGTGACCCACGC encodes:
- a CDS encoding family 16 glycosylhydrolase; this encodes MATRAGKTLWALAAVLGLTACGGGSAPAQDSMLTTPVVAEREQSATAAPLGQTVWLKACTTQKFVSADRNLGATAPLVANRDSAQGWEQFQVGDAGNDFISLRVVETGLYVSADPNAGGQVTGFRTAVGDWERFTWVPFADGSVGLRAKSTGQYVSADTNLGASAPLYANRATAGCWESFSFGVVGGGGEDRWVQVWSDEFDGNSVNTANWAPNTTVHVNSEQQQYTNSGDNISVSNGTLKLTARLQWNNGYPFTSGRLESAGKREFSHGRIEARIKMPVGAGLWPAFWMLGNDINSVGWPACGELDIMENVGYGDWVSGALHGPGYSGNTPINGRFYPSSSVSNWHVYRTEYSSSDIKWYIDGALVKTTTRAEVLRYGAWAYDKPLFIILNLAVGGGYPFGVNGASTPYYGVPQSTVDLVRNAPQTMEVDWVRAYQWR